The nucleotide window GCAGATATGCGATTTGGTTATAGAACCGGCAAAAGCCCGCGAATTCGGAATGTTTGATACCTCGAAAAGTCTCCATATTTTCGAGATTGGTTACGAGGCAGGAATGAGGGCTCTCGACAAGCACAGGAACAAACTGGAGAAATAGGACAATTGGTAAAATACAAAACCGACCGGTACAAATCATTTTGTACAGGCCGGTTTGTTTGTGTTGATTCATCCTGTCGAGACACACGACCGTGTGTCTTTACTGGAATATCGCATCAATCAGATTCCCAACGATTTTTTCACTGCATCTACTTTTGCTTCGGCCGCAGCATTCACGGCGTCATATTCGTCGCGACTGTTCAGTGTACCGCGTACTTCGACGTAGAATTTGATTTTCGGCTCGGTTCCCGAAGGTCTTACCGAAATTTTGGTGCCGTCGGCGGTAAAGTATTGCAATACGTCGCTGGTAGCCGGCATTACCAAATCTGTAACAGTACCAGTGGCACAGTCAGTTTGCTTCAGCGATTTGTAATCTTTGATGAAGGCAACCGGCGATCCGGCAATTTCTTTCGGCGGGTTACTCCGGAAATCGCTCATCATCTGTTTGATTTCGTCTGCTCCTGATTTGCCTTTGCGAACAATAGAGATTCCTTTTTCTTTGCCAAAACCATATTCGAGGTAGATGTCCTGAATCATTTCGTAGAGTGTCTTGCCATTGTCTTTTGCCCAGGCTGCAATCTCGGCCATTAGAGAACAGGCAGAAATAGCATCTTTGTCGCGAACAAAATCCTGAGCAAGGAATCCATAACTTTCTTCTCCGCCTCCGATATATTGGCGTTTGCCTTCGAACTCACGAATCACAGCAGCGATCCATTTAAATCCGGTGTAACAGTCAAAGCATTCAACGCCATTCTTCTCGGCGAGTTCTTTGATGATTTCAGTTGTTACAATGGTCTTTACTGCAAATTCGCTACCTGTAATTTTGCCCAGTTCTTTCCAGCGGCGAATCAGGTAATACATGAAAACAAGAGCTGTTTGGTTACCATTTACCAAAATCCATTCTCCTTTGTCGTTCTTCACTGCGATACCCAGACGATCAGCATCAGGGTCGGAAGCCATTACAATGTCCGCATCCACTGCTTTTGCCTTTTGAATCGCCATATCGAGAGCAGCCGGTTCTTCAGGGTTAGGAGAGACAACGGTTGGAAAATCTCCGCTTATCACATCTTGTTCAGGAACATGAATTACGTTAGTAAATCCAAGTTTGCCAAGCATGCGCGGGATTAACTGACCGCCGGTGCCATGAATAGGAGTATAGACAATCTTCAAATCCTTGTTGCGGGCAATAGAATCCGGAGACAAAGAGATCGTTTTGATTTTGTCGAGGTAAATGCTGTCAATTTCTTCTCCGATAATTTCGATCAGAGCAGGATTTCCTTTGAATTTTATTTCGTCGACGTTTTTGATATTCTCTACCTCTTTAATCACATTCACATCATGCGGAGCAATCATTTGTGCACCGTCGTTCCAGTAAGCCTTGTATCCATTGTATTCTTTCGGGTTGTGAGAGGCCGTAATGATTATGCCGCTCTGGCAGCCCAAATGGCGGATGGCAAAAGATGCTTCCGGAGTAGGGCGGAGATCTTCAAAAAGATATACTTTGATGCCATTGGTAGAAAATATATCGGCAGATATTTCGGCAAACTTGCGACTGTTGTTACGACAGTCATGCCCGATCACTACTTTAATTTCGGGTAAAGAACCGAATTCTTTCTTCAGGTAATTTGACAAGCCTTGTGTTGCGGCACCCACAGTGTATATGTTCATGCGGTTAGTGCCAACACCCATTATTCCGCGAAGTCCGCCTGTTCCAAACTCAAGGTCTTTATAAAAGGCTTCGATGAGATCTGTTTTGTCGGAAGAGGCTAACATTTTTCCTACT belongs to Paludibacter jiangxiensis and includes:
- a CDS encoding phospho-sugar mutase, yielding MEDKELLAIVEKKAQQWLTGNYDEVTKQEVGKMLASSDKTDLIEAFYKDLEFGTGGLRGIMGVGTNRMNIYTVGAATQGLSNYLKKEFGSLPEIKVVIGHDCRNNSRKFAEISADIFSTNGIKVYLFEDLRPTPEASFAIRHLGCQSGIIITASHNPKEYNGYKAYWNDGAQMIAPHDVNVIKEVENIKNVDEIKFKGNPALIEIIGEEIDSIYLDKIKTISLSPDSIARNKDLKIVYTPIHGTGGQLIPRMLGKLGFTNVIHVPEQDVISGDFPTVVSPNPEEPAALDMAIQKAKAVDADIVMASDPDADRLGIAVKNDKGEWILVNGNQTALVFMYYLIRRWKELGKITGSEFAVKTIVTTEIIKELAEKNGVECFDCYTGFKWIAAVIREFEGKRQYIGGGEESYGFLAQDFVRDKDAISACSLMAEIAAWAKDNGKTLYEMIQDIYLEYGFGKEKGISIVRKGKSGADEIKQMMSDFRSNPPKEIAGSPVAFIKDYKSLKQTDCATGTVTDLVMPATSDVLQYFTADGTKISVRPSGTEPKIKFYVEVRGTLNSRDEYDAVNAAAEAKVDAVKKSLGI